The following are from one region of the Deinococcus radiopugnans ATCC 19172 genome:
- a CDS encoding nucleoside triphosphate pyrophosphohydrolase: MGKLVRERIPELFGGTSRVLNADEFRAALRAKLGEEVAEYLESGEVLELVDVLEVVYALAKTDGVGKRELEDLRRQKAGERGGFDAWLWWKPATG; encoded by the coding sequence ATGGGCAAACTGGTGCGTGAACGGATTCCGGAACTTTTCGGCGGAACTTCCCGTGTGTTGAATGCCGACGAGTTTCGCGCCGCCCTCCGAGCCAAACTGGGCGAGGAGGTGGCCGAATATCTTGAATCGGGCGAAGTGCTGGAACTGGTCGACGTTCTGGAAGTCGTGTATGCGCTGGCAAAGACCGACGGTGTGGGGAAGAGGGAACTGGAAGACCTGCGGCGACAGAAGGCCGGGGAGCGCGGCGGCTTCGACGCTTGGCTGTGGTGGAAGCCTGCAACGGGTTAA